In Brassica napus cultivar Da-Ae chromosome A3, Da-Ae, whole genome shotgun sequence, the sequence GCAGCGCAATAATATGTTCATACTAAGCTGCAATAACTTCGTGTGGTGAATTCTTACGCCACAAGAATCCAGATTCGCCGGCACGTAAGGAGCCCATGACGTCACTAGAACAGTATACATGTCAAGtccaataattaaaaaaaccatTGCGTGTTTGTGACAAGTGTAGGCTTTTTCATAGGTAAGAAGGATTTACACATAATGGGGTTGGTGAGTTCAACTGTTATGTCATCTCTCAATAATTTCTCTATCCAGTTCGAGAAATGGTAAAACTCGAACATAcaaatgaaaatatgcattacgAGAGTGAGCAGACGAAGTTGATTAATTTAAAAAGTTCAAAACATTGGAAATTACACCAATTCTGTTTCTAGGCATTCACAAGCCTGCACATAATAGGTTTGTCTATGTTTGATAACCCTAAAAATTCTACACATAAcatttttcacatttttcaaGACTTTAACTCGGTTTTGTGCCGATCAACGGTTCAACGATTACCCCTTTGATCTGCGCTCAAACCAACAACCTATAAATCACAGCAAAAACGATAATGTCATTGCCAAATAGATTTACAAGCAGAATAACATTACTTTTAGTCCCCCGGGATCAATCAAGGCTAGGTGTTAATATGCATTGCAAATGATTAAAGAAGGCACAGTGGTTtgagattattaaaaaaactttgcACAGCCAATGATATGAGTTTTAGTGTCTGAAGGAGCACAATCCTTAGGGGACGTGTCGGCCTTCTGTGGTGAAGTTTGTTATAATGGGCAATGAAAATGATATCACTAAAAGAAAATGGGAAGTAACTATTGCAACTAAAGGGGATGCAGAACTAGAAAACTAGAGGGAGGCCACTATAAGCACTTACATTAGAAACTATATGTCCCTCGGTATTCGTTAGGTTTCTACAAGGCTATTGCTTGAATGGTAAAGTAGTCATCGTGAACCATTAGTGGGGTGTAAAAAGTGTGTGAGCTTTTACAGGTGTTCCTCTTTTATAAGTAAACATTCCTAACTCTTGTATGGGTCCAAAACTGACAGAACGAAAGTATACTTGCACAAGTGTAATTTTATGATTTGTGTGATTAAAAGCTATTAAAGTCCAGCAGGCACTTTCATGATCATTATCATCAATATGAAGAAGGAAAAGCGAGAAAGTTTCAGCATTTACCTTTAATCATGAGGGATTTTGGAAGATACTTCTGACGTTTAGATGAGTTGTGCCTTTTTAAGGTCGGACACAACTCCTCTGTCTTGGCTGCCCCTTTCGTTGTAAACAACCTGCAAACAGATTACAGGAAGAGAATAATTCAACTCTGCAGTAGATAACCAGTCTATGTTGGTGGAAAACAAAATCATTCATGTGTCATTTATCGTACCTTATCAATGATCCCGTATTCGACAGCCTCACTAGGACTAAAATATTTTGGGCGTTTCATGTCAGCTTCAATCTGCTCCGGGGATTTTCCAATATGCTTTGAATACAGCTTGACCTTGAGTTTGACATTACACAGAACAGAGACACACGTGTAATCTAATCAGATAAGTTTGAAGATAAAAATGAAGAGTACAGGAAAGAGAATGCgcacatgatttcaattttgcTAGCAAGTACATACTCATGATGGCTAATTAGGTGCATTTAAGATGTCCGTAAGCAAATAGTCATAGAACATATCACGTAAACAACTGTATACTGTTGTAAATTAAACTATGCTATTCTAAGTATATCACAACTGCTTTTTAACTATGTGAGTTCATTTAAAGTTGAGTTTTCTCACCATTTCTGTCTTTATGTGATTGATTTCTTTCCTTGCGATTTCAACATCGGTTGCTTGGCCTTGAAATCGAGCAATGGGCTACAAAGATgtcaaataaaagaaaatatatggaTAACAGATATTCACAAAAACTAAGAATCATATAAGCCTTTCTCCCAATTAGGTGGGAAACAGACGCCACTTACAATCTAAAATAAAGATCATGAAGAACCTGTTTTATCATTATAGTGGATGAGGGCAATGCAGAACGATTTCCTTTTGCACCAGCAGTCAGAAGCAAAGCAGCTTCACCCCAAGCATTCCCAACGCAAAGAGTAAAGATTGGTGGTTTGACATACCTGAAGTCAAAAGATAATATAAGAGATGATTCTTGCATGGATATATGCTCAGTCTCCGAAAAACAACAAGTCAAAAAAAGCATAACATAAAACAATTTCTTCAATTTTGCGGTTTAGAATACTCGGGAAACCAGCTCCAGGATTAGAGTCTAGCCATAGATTCTTGTTTAGAAAGAGATACGAAAATGAAGTAAATTAAAGAAGAGGGATAAAGAATACTAACCCCATGACATCATAAATTGCAAAAGCCTCGGTATCATAGCCCAACTTCTCACCATTctgaaatgtaaaaaaaattgaattctcTTAAAACATTACAAAGATTAGGTAATGAATTATAGACCACAATTTCAAGGTCACTATTAAAGGATGCGTTCTCAAAGATGGAAGACTTTCTAATGGAAGCTTACCTTGGTCGTCCCAGTGGAGTTAATGTAGAGGTAAATAGGCTTTTCCTCGTCTTCATACTGAAGGTAAAGAAACTCGGCGAGTATCAACTCAGTGACTGAAGGTACAAGAGACATTCCCAAATAAACAATCCGGTTTTTGAACAAATACGATGCCAGATCAGGAGGAGGTTGTTCGTGTGCACTCCCTTTTGAAAAAGGTATAACCTGTTGATGAAAGGAAACACACTCAGACAAACCATGGGAACAAATAAATAAAGACTCACCACACAATGAATATGCAAATGGCACACACAATTGAGTGAAACCTCTGTCACATTCTCAACTTGCTTCTCATAAAGGCAATCACATAGCACATAGATTCTTCTAATAGTGCACATAGGTTCAAGAATCATACTCAACCCTCTGTATAAACATGTAGTAGCATCACCGATCAATCAAACAACTGCAAGCCCTGAACATTCTCCCCGTTGTGAGCTAGTTTGCCTATGTCTAGTCACTCTAATCTATCGGCTCGCCAGCTCAAAATCACTAATCTACAGCCAAGCAAACCTCGATTTCGAAATCGTAACAGTATATATAGCTTTGTTAATCGAGATAAACAATGTGAAATGTAAACATTCAAGTACCATAGTGACAACTCCGCGCTTAGGATTAGAGCTTGAGAGATTTAACGGATTAAGCGATTTCGAACGAAGCTTAGCGCCGCAGAAGTCGCTAGAGATGCTTCCTCCGGTGTACGGGGAGAGTAAGCCATTCGAGAGAGAAGCTCtgagcgaagaagaagaagaagacgagcaTATCACTTTAGATCTCAGGTTGCGTGTTGAAGACGGGATTATCGCTGACGTACGACCTCGGAAAGTTGTGAAGCTCGTCGCAGTCGCTGCTGCTACCTCCATTTTTTTCCCTTTgttgcagagagagagagagagagagtcgccGAGACATGGAACCGAAACGATAACGAACGATCCTTATCAAATTGGGCCGCCTATGggctataaaaattaaaataataggcCCTTTAAGTTTCTATATGGACCGGGAATTTATACCGGTTTAAAAAATCCAATCGGAACCGAATTAAACCGGTTTTAAAAAGGAACCATTCACGAGAGACTACTAGCAAACAAAAACATCGACCACAGAGAATCTTTTGTGTCGTATTCTGAATTTTGTGttctttcttttataaaaaacaaaccaaatgaGTGAAAGTGAAGCACTGAAACCTGAATTATTCCACTAAATCCTCACCGAAGATGCGTTCACTTCACCTaatctccttcttcatcatcatcatcatcagtaaGTATGAATCTTTTCGATTCTTCACAAGCTTTTGTTCATAACTGACTGACAAGGTTCTCATTTGTTATCAATTACCTTGGCGAAGGTCTTTTTGTTAAAGCTTCGAAAAGCGACGATGGGTTTTGCTCTGCGCCTTCGATCACTGAGTCAGACGAGAAGACGAAACCCATTTACTGGAAAGTCACGAATCCAACACTCTCTCCTTCTCACCTCCAAGGTTCGAATGTGTTTTCTTTACAAAGATCCTCACTTTCTAGCTTCGTGTCATCGAAAGTTTGATACTTTTGTTGGTCAAGTTCGAGTTTTTTTATGTTCTAGGTAGAGTTTACTTGGACTAGTGCTTAATCTGAGCTCCTGTCTTGCAAAAAGCTCTTAACTTCTGATCATTTAGGTGCTTGGCATAGTAGCTATAGTTCAGTCTCTTTCTGAAAAGTTGTTCCTTTTGTATATTTAGATTAGTTTTCTGATTAAATTTGGACCTTTGTAAAAGTGTTTTAAGCAGTAAGTTTCTGATTTTGTAGACTTGCCGGgttatacaagaagtgtatACAAACGAGATCATGCGTTGATAACACCGGAAAGTCATGTGTTCAGCCCTTTACCTGACTGGTacatctcttttctttcttttgctaGCTTCAGAAGTATACAGGCTCTTGAGCTTACTTGTTTCTTAAATTGACAGGACAAATACATTAGGGGCGTATTTGATCACACCTGCAATGGGTTCCCATTTTGTCATGTACTTTGCGAAAATGAAAGGTCTGTTATCAATAATATCAAGTTCTTGAGACTATCCTTCTTTATATTCTTCATTTGGATGATATAACTGTCTATGAACTTAGCTTTTGTGTACACGAGTGAGCTACTTGACCAATCTCCTTGTTATTATTAGAACATCCAGTGATTTTAAGGCTTAGAAATTTGCGGCGTTATATGATCCACTTGTAGAATTTTTGTGAGGTCTAGCTGAGTTTTAATATCTCTTGCAGAAATGTCAAGTTCAGATTTACCTCCAAAAGACACCGAGCGGTAATGTTACTTAAtataagctctctctctctttctttaacGTAAACTTGTACTTATCAACAGTCTGCTGATTATTTCCTTTCAAATGTCTTGAATCTTCTTCAAGTCTTGTATTCGTGGTCGATGGTGCTGTGACACTGACTAACACATCCAGTTCCTCTACAAAATTGACGGTATGGTTTCTGTGAATAACAATTTACAGAAGTATTCTGCTGAtagtccatttttttaaatgtaggTTGATTCATATGCATACCTACCTCCAAACTTTCATCATTCCTTGGACTGTGTTGAGTCTGCAACACTTGTTGTCTTTGAGCGGAGGTTCTTCTCCTTCGCCCTTGATTTAACAAGAAATTTCCAGATCTCTCTACggttttataactttaaaaactCCTCTGGTACTGCTATATCTATAGGTATGAACGTCTAGGGAGTCACACAACAGAGCTTATCGTTGGCTCCACTGACAAGAAACCACTACTTGAGACTCCCGGTGAGGTAAGTGTGTAGAAAACTAAACCACTTTCTCATAATGCATTCAAGCTGTAGATTCTAAATTAAGTCAGCTCTGAAAACGCCATTTTGTTATCGTTTACAGGTTTTTGAGCTGCGGAAACTTCTTCCGGTCTCCCTTGCTTATGACTTCAACATCCATGTAAGCACTTCGTATGAGCATCTAATGAAATCCTTTCGCTTCTTCAGACCTCTTAAGCTTAATTAGTATTGTTTCTGTCATATGCAGATTATGGACTTTCAGCCTGGAGAGTTTCTCAATGTTAAGGTACATAACTGTTTAGATTCAATACCATAGGGATCTTAATACCCACTTGTAATTTACTTTCTTTCCAACTGTTCTTATTCAGTTTAGATTCATTCTTCTCAAATGATTTTGGAATGTTAACAGGAAGTTCATTATAACCAACATGGTTTGTTGCTTCTGGAAGGCCAAGGCATTTATCGCTTGGGAGATAACTGGTATGCGCCACACTGTACTAATAAATTGCAAGTGTGATATATAATTAGATTACTCAATGTGATCTTTTCTCTAAATAGGTATCCAGTTCAGGCTGGTGATGTCATATGGATGGCTCCTTTTGTTCCTCAGTGGTAAGATACTGCCCCATGGTTTTAATTTCTACTTATGTCTTAAACCTTTGGAAGAACCAAATTCTCTTGGAACTGTTTCCTGACAACCTGAAAGATCACTCGACCACACACATTCTTAGCTAGTTGTTTGTTGTTTCAGGTATGCTGCACTTGGAAAGAATAGGTCTCGCTATTTGTTGTACAAAGATGTGAATCGTAATCCGTTGTAACCAAAGATCCAAATGACTTGATGTGAAGTATGGAGAAGAGTTCTTTGGACTAGAAGCCAGAATCTTGTTCTTTAGCTTTCAGTCTTAAAAGCTTCTCATGTTCATTATTCCAAGCATCAGCTACTTTTGTTTTGTATGAAGAAAACTAATTTGAAAATGTCAGTTGCCTCTACTGCTTTCGCCatagttttttatatatcttgTTTTCTTTGACATGCATAACCTAAACCAGGAGAGGCAAAGAGTACAAAGATCAAGCCGAAAACCATATCTTATTCAGATGCATTATGGCTCATTAATACACAAACGAGCATATTCATTAGACGCTTAATTCAAAGAAAGCTTATAGAAGGCAGGCCTTATCACCAAAATCTCGAGATGTCTAAAGCTATAAAACCACCTTCCATTTCTGGCCCTAAAGGCCTCTAATTTCCAAATGGCTACATTTTCATGTAAGTtgtattatttgtttcttttgtttggcCTTTTAGAACGTTAGTCTAGCTCAGTAGCAGAGTCTAGATAGGCTCTTAGAGCATCTCAAATGTATTACTCcaaattttactccaaaatggtgtaactccaaaatggagttagattttactccaatgtattactccattttttactccaaacaaaaagattcttttttcatttagttAATAATTGTTATTAGTACTttcaacttataaaaaattaacaattaacccaactattttatgtttacaaaatttctataataatatattttatttaaattaaatatttatcattaaaaatacaactagagATTATCTTCCAATTTCAATTCGTGCAGATTTTATCATATGCAATTTttctaattcaaaaatatttttatgcattaaaagaacataaagaaaaaataaagttttgttttgtaatttgaatTATGTATTGGGTCCTATTGTTTGTTTGTGCATATATCAAGTTCAACAAGTACAAATGTtatcaatcaaaattttgacccacaaaattaaaaaactcaTCTATTCCGTTTGAATAATACTTCACCGCTTTTAGTAGTTTCGAAAACAATTTACcgaattaattattaaattacttatttatattacattatatttattttatatttttttatttttagttttgacTTTTATGAGTTTATGCATATTTTCTGTAAACTATAAAGTAGTAATCTTTTGTggagtattatattttttttatgttattatgttattttaagtatgaaataaaaacattaaaaatcaaaaggaccattttataaatataaaaagttcaactccaaaatggagtaatgggtaagattactccataaatggagtaaccctagctattactccattttggagttgaatatagagtggggttggagatgatTTTACTCCATAATTGAGTTTGGAGTCaaaaatggagtagggttggagatgTTCTTAGCCTCTCAGTGTGTTATTTATGAATAAATCTTAAATACGTTCTTAAGTTTCTATCAAAATACTAGTGTCACTGGTTCGCCTTGAGTATTGCGTATTGAGTATTGCGCAGATGGTCCTTGCCAAAGCTTCCACTGAATAGTACTCCTCTGTTccttaatattacatattttaggaaaaaaaattgttttaaaaaatctaatttttacatttttaagacatattttattaactaattgcaaattttaaaaaatttaattgcaCTTACTGAATTGTTATTAgcttaaaattatgaaacaaaaataaacacaaaaaatatataaatttaatgtattttattaaaatatgtgaaaaatttaaaatatgtaacattaaGAAACAGAGAGAGCATATAATAACTATATTGTTCGGATGGTGAAATAATCACCATTTGAAAGATATCACATACAATCCCTAATCTTCAACCTTTTCCGTGGTGAAAGCTATAAACTCCTAAATCTTAAAATTATCTACAAAATTTTCCTAATATTTTCAGAATTATGCTTAAATATCGAAAATATTCTAAAGCCAATATACTTAAGAAAGTATTTAAGATTAGGGATTGTATGTGATAACTAGTATAAATCTTAAATACGTTCTTAAGTTTCTATCAAAATAACATGTGAGAGTATTTTTGATATTCTAAATACTCCTACATGTTATTAAGCTATTATACATCAGAAATGAGCTAGTCAAACTTGAGATCATATCTTTCCTTGATTCTTCATATAACTATCAATAAAATCTTTCTTGATAACATCAATTGATATAATATGGATGGAGAATTTAAAACGTGGTCCACCAATAAAACGGCCGCCACCTCCACCACCGGGAGGACGTCAGCCGCGTTAACAACTTCTTGCCGACGGCGACTGTTGATGACATCACCGCACAATCCCTTTTCCCAAACTGGAATATTGGAATTAACTCCACTTGTCTTTCTTCGTCCTAATTAAGCTCTTCCTCTCCTTATCTctcactcactcactcactTTTTCTAATTACTTTCTCTAAAGCTAGAGTTAGTGGTCTCGACACAAGTCACTGGTTCCCACTTATGCAATTAATTAACATCAATGTTTTGTGAATGCGTATATGTATATAATCTTTAATAAAACCATCATTATGAGGTAAACAATGATacaatagagtttttgttttgtttgaacaaGACTTTTTTTTGAACTCTTGTGATTTAGCTCtttgaacaagattttttttactGGAATATTGGAAATTGATTGGTGATTAGTCTGGTGTCTATTGATCTACTTAATGTTGAGTATGACTGTTATGTATGTGTGAAAACTAAACCTCTGCAATTGGGTTCTTTTATTTGATACTTATGTATTTTGGTCCCATTCATCAACTAATTTAAGTGATTTCCAAGAgaatgaaaaataagaaatgggTGGCTCGTGATCTTTATAATACATTCAGTGCCTCCTTTAATTTCTTCCAAAATAATTATACGGATGTACAAAACGAATGTTTAAGAAATTGCTAAACTTTAGTCAGACGTTTGTTGAATCTAGTGCCTAGACGAACTATTCAGAGTTATGGATGTATGCGTAATCGAATTATATATTCGTTtacaagaaagaaataaaacaaattcatgaatttataccaaaaacaaactttgaaagaaaaaagattacttataaataatttgacaGTGGAAATTATATAAGCAAATGAAACTCATGATTCATTTGAAATTATTATGTTTctttatttaactaattttaaaccAGTTTATatcgatttaattttttttgaactcatttaaaataatttaaactgaTTTAAGTTATTTAAATTGGACAAGttaattattttggttattttcagTGTCTCGTCTAGACAGACGTTTAGGTGCCAtctaaacagttttttttttaaacaatgaCCAAAATTACATATGTATGTGAATGTTAAAATGATTTATACAATACTAAACTTATCGGTTGCAAATTCTGgttaattaatttattcaaaACTATTACAGAAGAGAACTTTCAAATGATTATATGGTTGAAATCATGGATGCCTTTTCATGTATGGCAGACCACCTTGGTTTAATTTAAGTTCGATGACATGTTAACTTTAAACTTTCCATGttcaacaaaattattttgttttatgtgCAAAAAAGATTAAAGGTCTAATTATCTGATATATAATCAAAGATATacatacttgtttgaaaattttgttaggtAGTTATTTTTTCATGTAACTTTTTCTAAGTTACACTTAAATATTTCGTATTTAATTTGTGCTTTAAGcaatttgaaactttttttttcttgcaaccGAACTTAGCTTGGTCCCATATGCTATATCCTTTAtgtgaggggggggggggggggggggggtttatATCTCAAATACGATTCAAAAAGAGGAAATTTctaagaaaaaacaaacatttgGCAAATCGTATTGATAAAAAACATCTACTATCAAATATGATTTGCCaaatgtttgtttttctttgaaatTTCCTCTTTTGGCATATCGTATTTGAGATATAAATTCCTTTGATTAAAAACATGCAAACTGTTCAAAAGACGTAAATAAATTAGACTAACAAATCATTATTAACTAAAATCTATAACGTTACAACACTAGCTAGGGTTCCAATAAGACAAATAGATagattaatcatattttattgttaagtatataaatcaattGTATTGTTCGGGTTTGGAGCTTCCACCAGATTTTCaccatctaatctattaaaacaggagtACAAAATTAAACTTACCCTTACACTTgcacaatatttacaataacatgccactaaaatattaaataaccataaatttaagctattaatgtgttttcttaatttaattacTCTTTACCTAAATAATtattctatttattaaaattctcgTGCAGATTCTCGTGCAGATTCTTGGAGTTCAGTATCAGCCGCATACCGAGGACAAGAAATTCTCGTGCAGATTCTCTCGCCAAGGAAGCAAGATGTAGCGGTGTTCTCTTTTCCCATATTGATCAGACTCAGTCGGACAGAGCGTCTCTTCGGAACGACTCAAACCCGACTACCACTTGATCTTAGAAGATGggcgtcgacaaaaaaaaaaaaaaaaaaacaccactCCACATATATCTCTCTTACTAAAAGCAACGATTCtattgttacaaaaatattcaTGTTTATTGAAAATCATAAAAGTGTAAtttgaagaaacaaacaaaattataaacaaatttgAATTAACCCTAAAATGATATCAATTGGTcaaataaaatctaaacttaaCTAATTAATCGAATATTCCTTCCATATATACTATCACAAAAAAACGAAACTAACGAAATCTTTTAGTTAATTCCAATTTCCATCAACAACAATATTCCATATTAGTTTATTAGGAACTAAGTCGTAtatggaaataaaaatatatgaatatatatagtttaaacgATCGTAAAGTATTGTGACAAAATCAAATATCAAAGTTTAACTATGGATCTAACCGGTGATCATTAGAGGAACATTAAGAATGAGTAGGAAACAAATGTAgaggaataaaattatatgaatgaaaaaaaaattatttctcaTCAATTTTGGGGAGGAACAAATTTGTTCTATATTCTTCTAGAATAAAAGGAATAAGAaggaataaaaaggaaaaactatttcttattaatggtaaaataaaaaatgaataacaAAGAATGTATTATTCTTTTTCATTCTTTGGTTACCAGTTAGACTTTATGTACAATATGATATACTTTCGAAACCAGGTGTTTTGCCCGCTAATGCCGGCATAATCATTTTattcttatttataaacacatgcattacaaattcaaaaataattatgataaaaaattgtttatattctcaaaattttaaactcaatataaaattattaaataacaaaattatttatcaaaaatatatgtttgttattacaaatacttattagtttatgtcttattaatacaataaaaaatcagtatgatatgttattatttattctctttaaaatttcaaattaaacatcaaattatttatatataaaaaatgtttttta encodes:
- the LOC106440262 gene encoding ATP-dependent Clp protease proteolytic subunit-related protein 4, chloroplastic-like; this translates as MEVAAATATSFTTFRGRTSAIIPSSTRNLRSKVICSSSSSSSLRASLSNGLLSPYTGGSISSDFCGAKLRSKSLNPLNLSSSNPKRGVVTMVIPFSKGSAHEQPPPDLASYLFKNRIVYLGMSLVPSVTELILAEFLYLQYEDEEKPIYLYINSTGTTKNGEKLGYDTEAFAIYDVMGYVKPPIFTLCVGNAWGEAALLLTAGAKGNRSALPSSTIMIKQPIARFQGQATDVEIARKEINHIKTEMVKLYSKHIGKSPEQIEADMKRPKYFSPSEAVEYGIIDKVVYNERGSQDRGVVSDLKKAQLI
- the LOC106440260 gene encoding (S)-ureidoglycine aminohydrolase; the protein is MRSLHLISFFIIIIISLFVKASKSDDGFCSAPSITESDEKTKPIYWKVTNPTLSPSHLQDLPGYTRSVYKRDHALITPESHVFSPLPDWTNTLGAYLITPAMGSHFVMYFAKMKEMSSSDLPPKDTERLVFVVDGAVTLTNTSSSSTKLTVDSYAYLPPNFHHSLDCVESATLVVFERRYERLGSHTTELIVGSTDKKPLLETPGEVFELRKLLPVSLAYDFNIHIMDFQPGEFLNVKEVHYNQHGLLLLEGQGIYRLGDNWYPVQAGDVIWMAPFVPQWYAALGKNRSRYLLYKDVNRNPL